From Streptosporangium album, the proteins below share one genomic window:
- a CDS encoding TetR/AcrR family transcriptional regulator, producing the protein MDKSPRRAPAERRRDPERTRERIMAAAKAEFSAKGFAGARVSEIAARAGVNKQLISYYFGGKEGLYHELTGDWQRRERAADVTSLPLAELVPYYVTATVRDRDLARILIWEGLEDRGGENPDLVEDMRRNLEGLRERQRAGEFPEDLDPAHLLLMLFSAASAGAVFPQLVRAICGEDPASEEFAGRYGEQLSRLLRHLQNSPDTS; encoded by the coding sequence ATGGACAAGAGCCCTCGCCGCGCTCCGGCCGAGCGCCGACGCGATCCCGAGCGCACCAGGGAGCGCATCATGGCGGCCGCCAAGGCCGAGTTCTCCGCCAAGGGGTTCGCCGGAGCGAGGGTCAGCGAGATCGCCGCCAGAGCCGGGGTGAACAAGCAGCTCATCTCCTATTACTTCGGCGGCAAGGAAGGGCTCTACCACGAGCTCACCGGCGACTGGCAGCGCCGGGAGAGGGCAGCGGACGTGACCTCGCTCCCGCTGGCCGAGCTCGTGCCGTACTACGTCACAGCCACCGTCCGCGACCGCGACCTCGCCAGGATCCTCATCTGGGAAGGACTGGAGGACCGCGGCGGGGAGAACCCCGACCTGGTGGAGGACATGCGACGCAATCTGGAGGGTCTGCGCGAGCGCCAGCGCGCGGGGGAGTTCCCCGAGGACCTCGACCCCGCCCATCTGCTGCTCATGCTCTTCTCCGCGGCCAGCGCGGGAGCGGTCTTCCCCCAGCTGGTCCGCGCGATCTGCGGCGAGGACCCTGCGTCGGAGGAGTTCGCCGGGCGGTACGGCGAGCAGCTCTCCCGCCTGCTCCGCCACCTCCAGAACAGTCCGGATACCAGCTGA
- a CDS encoding TIGR03086 family metal-binding protein has product MTTREDMMAIDTREAYRRALDHFGALVHQIKPEHWGNQTPCVDWDVRALVNHVVGESRWASQLLAGRTVADVGDAFDGDLLGDDPVKAFDISATAAAQAVGGERSLTRVVHLSFGDVPGEEYVTELFADALIHTWDLARAIGADERLDPELVEACAIWSAYAKEGGDRQAAAAGEHRQAASDADPQARLLASWGRRG; this is encoded by the coding sequence ATGACGACTCGGGAGGACATGATGGCTATCGACACGCGTGAGGCCTACCGACGCGCGCTGGACCATTTCGGCGCCCTCGTGCACCAGATCAAGCCCGAGCACTGGGGCAACCAGACACCTTGCGTGGACTGGGACGTGCGCGCTCTCGTCAACCATGTGGTCGGGGAGAGCCGATGGGCCTCGCAGCTGCTCGCCGGACGGACCGTCGCGGACGTCGGTGACGCCTTCGACGGTGACCTGCTCGGCGACGACCCCGTGAAGGCGTTCGACATCTCGGCGACGGCCGCCGCCCAGGCGGTGGGCGGGGAGCGGTCGCTGACACGCGTCGTCCACCTGTCGTTCGGCGACGTGCCCGGCGAGGAGTACGTCACCGAACTGTTCGCCGACGCCCTCATCCACACCTGGGACCTCGCCCGGGCCATCGGCGCCGACGAGCGGCTCGACCCCGAGCTGGTCGAGGCCTGCGCGATCTGGTCCGCCTACGCCAAGGAGGGAGGCGACCGCCAGGCCGCGGCCGCGGGAGAGCACCGGCAGGCGGCCTCGGACGCCGACCCCCAGGCCAGACTGCTCGCCTCGTGGGGCCGTCGCGGCTAG